The bacterium genome contains the following window.
TGATAAATAAGAGTGAGAATGAGGCTAATAAGTTCGCGTTCGTTATCGCCGGCACGGGCACATCATATGAAAAAGTATTGCATCTGTCCAAAGGACATGACAATATTTATGTGCCGGGATGGGTCAATGAGAAACAGATATCGGCTCTGCTGAGTATTTCTTCCGCCGGAGTGATTCCATGCTTGGAAGCATTCCCGAATAAGGCGTTCACTTATATGAGCGGCGGACTTCCAATACTGACATCAACAAATGGAGACCTGACTCGTATGGTTAATAACGAGAAAATGGGACTCTATTTTAAGCCCAATGATCCCACTGATCTTGCACGTTGCATCTGCAAACTGAAAGATGACCCGGCTTTGAGGGATGAAATGGCATCAAATAGTCTGCGCATATTCAACAGCAGCATGAACTCTGATGTGATATATGGCGAGTATATTGATCATATCGAGCGAATCGCAGCACAGCATGCATCTAAGCAGGAAAGCTTAACGAGATGATTAAGCGAACGATTGACATAGTTGTCTCGGCAATGGCTCTTATTGTTTTGAGCCCGATTATATTGCTTACTGCTATCGCAGTATGGCTTCAGGACCGACACTCACCGTTATATATTGCCTGGAGGGTCGGCTTTAACGGACGTGAGTTTGGCATGATCAAGCTGCGCTCCATGGTTGTAAACAATGACCGTGTGGGATCACACATTTCAGGCAACGACCCGCGAATAACGGCTTTCGGGCGGGTTATGAGGCGCTGTAAACTTGACGAGTTTACCCAGTTCTGGAATGTGCTTAAGGGCGAGATGAGCCTGGTGGGACCGCGTCCCGGCCTCAAACGTGAAACAGATGTATTCACACAGACCGAGCGAAAACTCTTGAGTATCAGGCCCGGAATAAGTGACTTCGCATCGATTGTTTTTGCCGATCAGGGTGAGATACTTAAGACGAGTGACGACCCCAACCGTGATTATACGCAGCTCATCAGACCTTGGAAAAGCAGACTGGGCTTATTCTATCTTGAGCATGCGTCTATCATGCTCGATCTGAAGGTATTGACACTTACAGCAGTCGCACTCATAAACAGGAAACAAGCCCTGCGAGGAGTTCGGGCGATCTTACTGAATGACAATGCCGATGAGGAATTGATCCGCATTGCATCGAGGCAGGATCCGCTTGTTCCGGCTCTTCCACCTGGTGCATAGATATGCACTGACCTATGTTCTATATTGCCCCGCAGTAAATTACGTGATTACTGATAAATCAGATATAGTCCGATCGGCACCGCCCATGTGCTGTTTGTTGTACCTGTCGCACTACCTCCGAAGAACGGTCCACATTTGCCGTTAAATCCTGCCACTATTGTAAACGGGCTATATCTGCCTTTCGGCCTCCATCCCAGTCCTGCGTTGATCTGATAGCCGTCATATTCACTTGCGATGCTCAAGTGGTTATTGATCGGATATGAAAGACCCACGAACGGTCTGTTCAGGAACTTTCCTGCTCCATAGCCGAGCGTGGTATATATTGGTTTATCATCGATATCGAACTTTTTGGTGGCGACGGCATAATACCCGACTTTGGTATTCATTTTTTGCCTATATTGTTTCCACTCTTTATTAAGCAGGTCCTGAATACCAACCGCAACAGCGGGTGTCTTATCGGTTTCCTTTATGCACTGGAGTTGAAGGCTCACAGCTTTACTGTCATCGGCAATCCAACTGCTCACAGCCATAGCCGAACCGTAGAGTCTTGGCCAGCCTCCGAATCCGAACGCAAGGACGCCTGTGCCGTTTTGCTCAGCATCATTGTAATAGACATCAAGATGCTCACCGCTAAAAGCCCCCAGGCTGGTATAGCCATTACCCGGTGTATATGCCACAGGAATATTTATCTGCATCGCACCCTGGCCATCCGGCTTGCCGTCCTGGTTAAGTGCTATGCAGCCTCCGGGAAGCGGCGAGACATTTGCGTATTGCGTGACGGGAACTTTAATAGCCCAGCAGGCTGTTGAGAAGATAATACAACCCAGCATGGCGCTTACTCGAATGCAATTTGAAATCATTATCATGCCCCATAATGTGTAGGCTAAGCAATTTACGCTCCGCTAACTGCACGTCTCGGTCCGGTCCATTATATCTCCGACACGAGTTCAAGGAGGTATTTTGCTCAGGTTACTTGATATATCATAGCATCATACAGCCAAACTCATCAAGATTAATAGAGTTCCAAGACGATGCATTTTCTTGAGTGAGCGCTACTGCATATGGTAAAATACCTAAGAAACAGGAGGTGTGCGGAATTGATTATCACTCAAACTCCTCTAAGAATCAGTTTTGCGGGTGGTGGAACCGACTTTAAGGGTTTCTATGATAAAGAATACGGATCAGTTGTCTCCACCGCAATAGACAAATATATCTATGTTATAGTCAAAGAGAGATTTGACGGCCTGATCCGCGTGGGGTATACACGCACCGAGATGGTCGACAATATAAAGGAAATCCAGCATGAGTTGGTCCGCGAAGCCATGAAGATGGTAGGCATCGCGAGCGGGATTGAGGTCTCAACGATGGCTGATATACCATCCGAAGGCTCGGGGCTCGGTTCGTCGAGCACTGTGACTGTCGGACTGCTCAATGCGCTTTATGCATATAAGGGCGAAGCGATTACTGCCGAGACTCTTGCGCGGCAGGCTTGCAAGATTGAGATCGATATTCTTGGCAAACCGATAGGCAAGCAGGACCAATATATCGCCGCATACGGCGGGATAAAACATTTTAAGTTCTATCCAAATGAGGAAGTCGAAATATCTGGAATAGAACTTGATGAGAGTAAGCGCCAGCGCTTGTGCGAAAGCCTGCTGCTCTTTTACACTGGAACAACCCGAAAGTCATCGGACGTATTGACTGAACAGAAGGGCAATATTGCATCTAAGATGGCTCTGCTAACACAAATGAGAGACCAGGCTGATGACCTCGCAAGGCATCTAAAACATGGGGCTATAGCGTCACTTGGTCAGACACTGCGTGACGGATGGGCAAGAAAGAAACAGCTCGCCACCGGAGTATCAAATCCGCAGATAGACGAACTCTATGAGCTTGCAATATCGGCAGGAGCCTTTGGAGGCAAAATTACTGGAGCTGGAGGGGGCGGATTCTTCTTGGTATGCGTTCCGCCGGAAAACAGAGCCGCAGTGCGCAAAAAGCTGTCTAATTTGCGCGAAATGCCGATTAACTTGTCTCGCGACGGATCGAAGATTATCTTCAACGTGAGAAGATAGGAGCGTGAAATGTCCTCGATAACCGATTATTTGGACCTGGTAAATAAGGCTATTTCTGATCTGCCGGAGAAATCGATCCGAGACATCGTTGATATTCTTAAGACCGCTTTTGCCGAAGGCAAACAGGTCTTTATGCTCGGCAACGGCGGCAGCGCCGCCACTGCAAGTCATGTGGCGGAAGACCTCCAAAAAGGAGTTAAAGAGTGCACAGGCAAGCGCTTCAGGGTGGTCTCGCTCACGGACTGCACGCCCCTTATATGCGCATGGGCAAACGACAGCGGCTACGATTGCATATTTGCCGAACAGCTTGACAGCTTTCTTGATCCGGGGGATGTGGTTATTGCGATCAGCGGCAGCGGTAACTCACCGAACGTAATCAAAGCAGTCGAAAAGGCAAATGAGATGGGAGCCATCACCATCGGCTGGACCGGTTTTTCGGGTGGAAAACTGGCAAAGGTGGCACAAAAGTCTATAGTCGTGAGCAGCGACAACATGCAAAGGATCGAGGATATTCACCTGATAATCGGTCACTTGATCTTTACTTGCATGATGCATGAATGCAGTAAGTAGGGCGTATGAGAGTTGTTTTTCTGGATAGGGACGGGGTAATAAACGAGGACCGGGACGATTATGTCAAAAATCTCAATGAGCTGAAGGTCTTTCCATTCACTCCGAATGCTGTTAAAAAGCTCAATGATGCAGGTTTCAAGGTGCATGTCGTATCCAACCAGCAGGGAGTTGCGAAGGGTCTGATCCGAGAAGAAGACCTCAAGGCCATGCAGGCCGAGATAACCCGCCAGGTGGAGGCAGTCGGTGGCAAAATAGCAAGTTTTTCTTATTGCAAGCACCTTGCCTCGGAGAAATGCAATTGTAGAAAACCCAAAATCGGGATGCTGTTGGCTGCTGCGTCAAACTATAATATCGACCTCAAAAGCTCCTACATAATCGGCGACAGTGAAAAAGACATCCAGGCAGGCAAAGCCGCAGGGTGCCGGACGATACTGGTAATGAGTGGAGCGAGCGATGCGCAGTCTGTAAAAGAGTTATCGTGCAGCCCTGATTACATAGCTGACAATCTCGCCAAAGCTGTAGATTATGTGATTGAAAAAGCAGATTTCTCATTGCATTCTGAGTAATCTGTTATGCAGACATAGGTCAGTCGCCAAGGAATGATTTGGCGTATCTTTCCTGGTTCTCGCTGTAGAAATCGCGGCCGTGGCAGTCATTGATTACGATCAAGGGCAGGTCCTTCACTTCCAGTTTGCGTATAGCCTCGCATCCCAGGTCTTCGTAGGCGATAACCTCACAAGAAATGACACGCTTTGCAAGCATTGCCGCCGCTCCACCTGTGGCGGCAAAGTAGACAGCCTTATGCTCCTTTATGGCATCCACCACTCTCTGATCCCGCTGACCCTTGCCTATCATTCCCTTTAGGCCAGCTTCAAGAAGCTCCGGCGTGAAGGAATCCATTCGACCTGAAGTAGTTGGTCCCGCGGAGCCGATAGTCCGGCCGGGCTTCGCAGGCGTTGGCCCCACATAGTATATGACCTGACCTCTGATATCGAACGGAAGAGGCTTGCCCTGCCTGAGAAGTTCGACAAGACGTGCATGGGCAGCGTCGCGCGCGGTATACACAATTCCTGACAAAAGAACATGATCGCCCGCTTTAAGATTATCGATCACATCATCTTCCAGGGGTGTCGTCAGGCGGATTGGATTCATCAGAGCACGATCTCCTTGTGACGTGCTGCATGGCACTGGATAGTAATTGCTACGGGCAGGCTGGCTATATGGCACGGGTAGGATTCTACATGCACTGCCAAAGCAGTCACTCTTCCCCCAAGACCCGCCGGTCCGACACCTGTGCTGTTGACCGCCTTAAGTAAATCCCGCTCGATTTCGGCATCTATTGAGTTGGGATTAGGCTCACCCACCTTCCGCAGGATTGCCTTCTTAGAAAGCAGTGCAGCCTTTTCGAGATTACCTCCCAGACCAATACCCACTATGATCGGCGGACATGGGCTTGGTCCCGCACTGCGTACAGCATCAACCACAAATTTCCTGACGCCATTAAGCCCATCGGAAGGTTTGAGTACACGCGCTATGCTCATGTTTTCACTTCCGCCGCCCTTTGGGGCAATGATAATCCTTAGACTGTCACCGTGAACTATTTGGGTGTGGATAACAGCCGGAGTGTTATCACCCGTGTTAATCCGATCCA
Protein-coding sequences here:
- a CDS encoding YjbH domain-containing protein, giving the protein MISNCIRVSAMLGCIIFSTACWAIKVPVTQYANVSPLPGGCIALNQDGKPDGQGAMQINIPVAYTPGNGYTSLGAFSGEHLDVYYNDAEQNGTGVLAFGFGGWPRLYGSAMAVSSWIADDSKAVSLQLQCIKETDKTPAVAVGIQDLLNKEWKQYRQKMNTKVGYYAVATKKFDIDDKPIYTTLGYGAGKFLNRPFVGLSYPINNHLSIASEYDGYQINAGLGWRPKGRYSPFTIVAGFNGKCGPFFGGSATGTTNSTWAVPIGLYLIYQ
- a CDS encoding SIS domain-containing protein; protein product: MSSITDYLDLVNKAISDLPEKSIRDIVDILKTAFAEGKQVFMLGNGGSAATASHVAEDLQKGVKECTGKRFRVVSLTDCTPLICAWANDSGYDCIFAEQLDSFLDPGDVVIAISGSGNSPNVIKAVEKANEMGAITIGWTGFSGGKLAKVAQKSIVVSSDNMQRIEDIHLIIGHLIFTCMMHECSK
- a CDS encoding GHMP kinase, whose amino-acid sequence is MIITQTPLRISFAGGGTDFKGFYDKEYGSVVSTAIDKYIYVIVKERFDGLIRVGYTRTEMVDNIKEIQHELVREAMKMVGIASGIEVSTMADIPSEGSGLGSSSTVTVGLLNALYAYKGEAITAETLARQACKIEIDILGKPIGKQDQYIAAYGGIKHFKFYPNEEVEISGIELDESKRQRLCESLLLFYTGTTRKSSDVLTEQKGNIASKMALLTQMRDQADDLARHLKHGAIASLGQTLRDGWARKKQLATGVSNPQIDELYELAISAGAFGGKITGAGGGGFFLVCVPPENRAAVRKKLSNLREMPINLSRDGSKIIFNVRR
- a CDS encoding fumarate hydratase: MKEIKAREITKHVKEACIEACYVLPDDVFASLKHAWGKEESPVGKTVIDEIIENAEIAKAERVPICQDTGLTLVFVELGQDVHIVGGSMYDAINEGVRQGYEEGNLRKSIVQHPLDRINTGDNTPAVIHTQIVHGDSLRIIIAPKGGGSENMSIARVLKPSDGLNGVRKFVVDAVRSAGPSPCPPIIVGIGLGGNLEKAALLSKKAILRKVGEPNPNSIDAEIERDLLKAVNSTGVGPAGLGGRVTALAVHVESYPCHIASLPVAITIQCHAARHKEIVL
- the gmhB gene encoding D-glycero-beta-D-manno-heptose 1,7-bisphosphate 7-phosphatase, encoding MRVVFLDRDGVINEDRDDYVKNLNELKVFPFTPNAVKKLNDAGFKVHVVSNQQGVAKGLIREEDLKAMQAEITRQVEAVGGKIASFSYCKHLASEKCNCRKPKIGMLLAAASNYNIDLKSSYIIGDSEKDIQAGKAAGCRTILVMSGASDAQSVKELSCSPDYIADNLAKAVDYVIEKADFSLHSE
- a CDS encoding sugar transferase → MIKRTIDIVVSAMALIVLSPIILLTAIAVWLQDRHSPLYIAWRVGFNGREFGMIKLRSMVVNNDRVGSHISGNDPRITAFGRVMRRCKLDEFTQFWNVLKGEMSLVGPRPGLKRETDVFTQTERKLLSIRPGISDFASIVFADQGEILKTSDDPNRDYTQLIRPWKSRLGLFYLEHASIMLDLKVLTLTAVALINRKQALRGVRAILLNDNADEELIRIASRQDPLVPALPPGA
- a CDS encoding Fe-S-containing hydro-lyase — its product is MNPIRLTTPLEDDVIDNLKAGDHVLLSGIVYTARDAAHARLVELLRQGKPLPFDIRGQVIYYVGPTPAKPGRTIGSAGPTTSGRMDSFTPELLEAGLKGMIGKGQRDQRVVDAIKEHKAVYFAATGGAAAMLAKRVISCEVIAYEDLGCEAIRKLEVKDLPLIVINDCHGRDFYSENQERYAKSFLGD